One window of Desulfarculus baarsii DSM 2075 genomic DNA carries:
- a CDS encoding ATP-binding protein encodes MAKRLRLSHLLLLFIILIGFAPLVLMGFLGHRTTQAMRDDIAYRNLALAQSLAGQVDSLLIRARDQLLELQGNIAHGGLVSAGQIDRYLSSKLTHHPELFNMIMVLDANGLVTNLAPYHFDLLGIDWSNHAAFQQGSAERRPVWSSTFISPRTGSPTMTMSLPLDDGVLVGYLNLAKLSHIAAQIDLGPGGYAAVVDQKGTAIAHTDPTFVDEQRNLKDLSIFSEAVAGHKGVFSFEQNGRPMLGSVALAPLTGWPVVVAQPEDKAFAPVREMSNLTLGSMMIVVLLATMIGLWSIWLVQRPISWLAANAARVAGGDDNFTPPAGKFREFDDLTASFTAMARAIHSREEALRASEEHLRAIVQGSADAIVTMDIQRNITDCNRAFLEQFGFDAQEVIGQSVAMIHSSQASYQTFGAKVYPQVLRDGSWRGEWSFVRKDGEPAPMETAISTLLSPTGKVAGYVALMRDISRRLRDEAERARLEVQLRHSQKMEAIGTLAGGVAHDFNNILQALHGYVQIMTASAGLGEVDRQRLSQMDQALERASSLVRQLLTFSRKVDAELGPVDLNFEVRQSVALLERTIPKMIAIRLDLEPEPRTISANPIQLEQIILNLAANSRDSMPEGGTLTIRTRNLCLEHEKTVSDLALEPGDYMTLCVADTGHGMPPEVIQHIFEPFFTTKGIGGGTGLGLATVYGIVRGHHGAIECQSSPGLGTAITIYFPAAPPTAKAVSPSGPDNAPPPRGNETILLVDDEDSVAEVAQAILEDHGYAVLRAASGEQALELYAARGHFIDLVLLDLGMPGMGGRRALERLLALDQAAKVIIASGYAALDEKAVTIDKGALAYIQKPFRLVEMLRTIRRALDGQDRAV; translated from the coding sequence ATGGCCAAGCGGCTACGTCTCAGTCATTTACTCCTGCTGTTCATTATTTTGATCGGCTTTGCCCCGCTGGTCCTGATGGGCTTTCTCGGCCATCGCACCACCCAGGCCATGCGCGACGACATCGCCTACCGCAACCTGGCCCTGGCCCAATCCCTGGCCGGCCAAGTCGACTCACTCTTGATCCGCGCGCGCGACCAGCTCTTGGAGTTGCAGGGCAACATCGCCCACGGCGGGCTCGTCTCCGCCGGCCAGATCGATCGCTACCTGTCTTCCAAGCTGACCCATCACCCAGAATTATTCAACATGATCATGGTCTTGGACGCCAATGGCCTGGTGACCAACCTGGCGCCATACCACTTCGACCTGCTGGGCATAGACTGGTCCAACCATGCCGCGTTCCAACAGGGCTCGGCCGAGCGAAGGCCGGTGTGGTCCAGCACATTCATCTCGCCGCGCACCGGCAGCCCGACCATGACCATGAGCCTGCCCCTGGACGACGGCGTGCTGGTGGGCTACCTCAACCTGGCCAAGCTGTCGCACATCGCCGCCCAAATCGACCTAGGCCCCGGCGGCTACGCGGCGGTGGTCGACCAAAAAGGCACGGCCATCGCCCACACCGACCCCACTTTCGTCGATGAACAGCGCAACCTGAAGGATCTGTCCATTTTCAGCGAGGCCGTGGCCGGCCACAAGGGCGTGTTCAGTTTCGAGCAAAACGGTCGGCCCATGCTGGGCAGCGTGGCCCTGGCCCCCCTGACCGGCTGGCCGGTGGTGGTGGCCCAGCCCGAGGACAAGGCCTTCGCTCCGGTGCGCGAGATGAGCAACCTGACCTTGGGCAGCATGATGATCGTGGTGCTTTTGGCCACGATGATCGGCCTGTGGAGCATCTGGCTGGTGCAGCGGCCCATCTCGTGGCTGGCGGCCAACGCCGCCCGCGTGGCCGGCGGCGACGACAACTTCACCCCGCCGGCCGGCAAGTTCCGCGAGTTCGACGACCTGACGGCGTCGTTCACGGCCATGGCCCGGGCCATCCACAGCCGCGAGGAGGCCTTGCGGGCCAGCGAGGAGCACCTGCGGGCCATCGTCCAAGGTTCGGCCGACGCCATCGTCACCATGGACATCCAGCGCAACATCACCGACTGCAACCGCGCCTTCCTGGAGCAGTTCGGCTTCGACGCCCAAGAGGTCATCGGCCAGTCGGTGGCCATGATCCACTCCAGCCAGGCCAGCTATCAGACCTTCGGCGCCAAGGTCTATCCCCAGGTGCTGCGTGACGGCTCGTGGCGCGGCGAGTGGAGCTTCGTGCGCAAGGACGGCGAGCCGGCGCCCATGGAGACGGCCATCTCCACGCTGCTTTCGCCCACGGGCAAGGTGGCCGGCTACGTGGCCCTGATGCGCGACATCAGCCGCCGCCTGCGCGACGAGGCCGAGCGGGCCCGCCTGGAAGTGCAACTGCGTCATTCGCAAAAAATGGAGGCCATCGGCACCCTGGCCGGCGGCGTGGCCCACGACTTCAACAACATCCTCCAGGCCCTGCACGGCTACGTGCAGATCATGACCGCCTCGGCGGGCCTGGGCGAGGTCGACAGGCAGCGCCTGAGCCAGATGGACCAGGCCCTGGAGCGGGCTTCCAGCCTGGTGCGCCAGTTGCTCACCTTCAGCCGCAAGGTCGACGCCGAACTGGGACCGGTGGATCTGAACTTCGAAGTCCGCCAGAGCGTGGCCCTGCTGGAGCGCACCATCCCCAAGATGATCGCCATCAGGCTGGACCTGGAGCCCGAGCCGCGCACCATCAGCGCCAACCCGATCCAACTCGAGCAGATCATCCTCAACCTGGCGGCCAACTCCCGCGACTCCATGCCCGAGGGCGGCACGCTGACCATTCGCACGCGCAATCTTTGCCTGGAGCACGAAAAAACCGTCTCGGACCTGGCCCTGGAGCCGGGCGACTACATGACGCTGTGCGTGGCCGACACCGGCCACGGCATGCCGCCCGAGGTCATCCAGCACATTTTCGAGCCTTTTTTCACCACCAAGGGCATCGGCGGCGGCACGGGCCTGGGCCTGGCCACGGTCTACGGCATCGTGCGCGGCCATCACGGGGCCATCGAGTGTCAAAGCAGCCCCGGCCTCGGCACGGCCATCACCATCTACTTCCCCGCCGCGCCGCCCACGGCCAAGGCCGTCAGTCCCTCCGGCCCAGACAACGCGCCGCCGCCTCGCGGCAACGAGACGATTCTGCTGGTCGATGACGAGGACTCGGTGGCCGAGGTGGCCCAGGCCATCCTCGAGGACCACGGCTACGCCGTGCTGCGGGCGGCCAGCGGCGAACAAGCCCTGGAGCTTTACGCCGCCCGGGGGCACTTCATCGATCTGGTGCTGTTGGATCTGGGCATGCCCGGCATGGGCGGCCGTCGGGCCCTGGAACGGCTGCTGGCCCTGGACCAGGCGGCAAAAGTGATCATCGCCAGCGGTTACGCGGCCCTGGACGAAAAAGCCGTCACCATCGACAAAGGGGCCCTGGCCTACATCCAAAAGCCGTTCCGGCTGGTCGAGATGCTCAGAACCATCCGCCGGGCCCTGGATGGCCAGGACCGAGCGGTCTGA
- a CDS encoding ABC transporter substrate-binding protein, producing MKANCASSGGVERLWRLVALWLTLCLLPACGEAPEPIKIGYCGTLTGRGADAGVVGRDAVILAVEQINARGGVAGRRLELLARNDGGDEETARVMDQELLDAGVAAVIGHMTSDMTVPAVATFNQRRVPLISPTVSLNALVGKDDYLWRMRPANAQLAKILAAYARDVLGLKRLVAIVDLANAAYTRDWMESFYREFTKGGGQMVERIEIEGALGGYAMAAARKALAAKPDGLTMAANALDAAFICQQVRKMGFKGPIMLAGWALSPALAQQGGASVEGVITSELACLPEAQPRLKRFEADFHGRFGYQPSLTGVHSHNAVQFLALGLEASLSRKLSLKQGLQSVGLINGLLGPITMDRYGDPTAALQLQVVRDGQLAPLVPAPPAGRD from the coding sequence GTGAAGGCAAACTGCGCGTCATCCGGCGGGGTTGAACGCCTCTGGCGGCTGGTGGCGCTGTGGCTGACTCTGTGCCTGCTGCCGGCCTGTGGCGAGGCCCCGGAGCCGATCAAGATCGGCTATTGCGGCACCCTGACCGGCCGGGGGGCCGACGCGGGCGTGGTCGGCCGCGACGCGGTGATTTTGGCGGTGGAGCAGATCAACGCCCGCGGCGGCGTGGCCGGCCGGCGGCTGGAGCTGTTGGCCCGCAACGACGGCGGTGACGAGGAAACGGCGCGGGTGATGGATCAAGAACTGCTGGACGCCGGCGTGGCGGCGGTGATCGGTCACATGACCAGCGACATGACCGTGCCCGCCGTGGCGACCTTCAACCAGCGTCGCGTGCCCCTGATCAGCCCCACCGTCAGCCTCAACGCCCTGGTGGGCAAGGACGACTACCTGTGGCGCATGCGGCCGGCCAACGCCCAACTGGCCAAGATTTTGGCCGCCTACGCCCGCGACGTGCTGGGCCTCAAACGCCTGGTGGCCATCGTCGATCTGGCCAACGCCGCCTACACCCGCGACTGGATGGAGTCGTTTTACCGAGAATTCACCAAGGGCGGCGGCCAGATGGTCGAACGCATCGAGATCGAGGGGGCCCTGGGCGGCTACGCCATGGCCGCGGCGCGAAAGGCCCTGGCCGCCAAGCCCGACGGCCTGACCATGGCCGCCAACGCCCTGGACGCGGCCTTCATCTGTCAACAAGTGCGCAAAATGGGCTTCAAGGGCCCGATCATGTTGGCCGGTTGGGCCCTGTCGCCGGCCCTGGCCCAGCAGGGCGGCGCGTCGGTGGAAGGCGTGATCACCAGCGAACTGGCCTGCCTGCCCGAGGCCCAACCACGTCTGAAACGCTTCGAAGCGGATTTTCACGGGCGCTTCGGATATCAGCCCTCGCTGACCGGCGTGCACAGCCACAACGCCGTGCAATTTCTGGCCCTGGGCCTGGAGGCCTCGTTGTCGCGGAAGCTGAGCCTCAAGCAGGGCTTGCAAAGCGTGGGCCTGATCAACGGCCTGCTGGGGCCCATCACCATGGATCGCTACGGCGACCCCACGGCCGCGCTCCAGTTGCAGGTCGTGCGCGACGGCCAGTTGGCGCCGCTGGTTCCCGCGCCGCCGGCCGGCCGTGACTGA
- a CDS encoding ABC transporter substrate-binding protein, whose translation MKTTSTRIPRAGLVLALAGLIVMLAAATAACRRGEELIIGFCGCLVGKTADLGVPARDAVTMAVEQRNRRGGVAGRPVRLLVANDQQSPETAVRADQGLIDAGAVAIIGHMTSDLTTAALPLINRRRVVLLSPTAAASTLAGRDDYFFRLRQGNSGETDAVAHYAALVAGVRQVVVAVEWINRQYTFDWAERFDEAFIRHGGQKISRHVFSSNPRPDYRIIIKDIMAQKPQAVAIAADAADAAMLCQQLRKHGFVGMIILAGWAMTPLLVQHGGMAVEGVVAALPHVDDANNAKWRAFVEGFVARFGYEPNFAAMHAFDAAQLLFAAAEKAARRGGGLKEALNDIRRLDGLQGPIELDRYGDASGRFWLETIREGKLRVIRRG comes from the coding sequence ATGAAAACAACCAGCACACGCATCCCTCGCGCCGGCTTGGTCCTGGCCCTGGCGGGGTTGATCGTCATGTTGGCGGCCGCCACGGCGGCTTGCCGGCGCGGAGAGGAACTGATCATCGGTTTTTGCGGTTGCCTGGTGGGCAAGACGGCCGACCTGGGCGTGCCGGCCCGCGACGCGGTGACCATGGCCGTGGAACAGCGCAACCGGCGCGGCGGCGTGGCCGGCCGGCCGGTGCGGCTGCTGGTGGCCAACGACCAGCAGTCGCCGGAGACGGCCGTGCGCGCCGACCAGGGGCTGATCGACGCCGGGGCCGTGGCCATCATCGGCCACATGACTTCCGATCTGACCACTGCGGCCCTGCCCCTGATCAATCGGCGGCGGGTGGTGCTGCTCAGCCCCACGGCCGCGGCCTCGACCCTGGCCGGCCGCGACGACTATTTTTTTCGCCTGCGCCAGGGCAACAGCGGCGAGACCGACGCCGTGGCCCACTACGCGGCGCTGGTGGCCGGCGTGCGCCAGGTGGTGGTGGCCGTCGAATGGATCAATCGACAATACACCTTCGACTGGGCCGAGCGCTTTGACGAGGCCTTCATCCGCCACGGCGGGCAAAAAATCAGCCGCCACGTCTTCAGTTCCAACCCTCGGCCAGATTATCGTATTATAATAAAAGACATAATGGCCCAAAAGCCCCAGGCCGTGGCCATCGCCGCCGACGCCGCCGACGCGGCCATGCTCTGCCAGCAACTGCGCAAACACGGCTTCGTGGGCATGATCATCCTGGCCGGCTGGGCCATGACCCCGCTTTTGGTGCAACACGGCGGCATGGCCGTCGAAGGCGTCGTGGCGGCCCTGCCCCACGTCGACGACGCCAACAACGCCAAGTGGCGGGCCTTCGTGGAAGGCTTCGTGGCCAGGTTTGGCTACGAGCCCAACTTCGCGGCCATGCACGCCTTTGACGCGGCCCAGCTTTTGTTCGCCGCCGCCGAGAAAGCGGCGCGGCGCGGCGGCGGCCTGAAGGAGGCCCTGAACGATATCCGGCGGCTGGACGGCCTGCAGGGGCCGATAGAGTTGGATCGATATGGCGATGCGAGCGGCCGATTCTGGCTCGAGACAATCCGTGAAGGCAAACTGCGCGTCATCCGGCGGGGTTGA
- a CDS encoding FeoB-associated Cys-rich membrane protein: protein MWQTIVVVVVVAVAVFMVARRLWNESREGSCGGCEGCQAPPAARGHAPDDAACRGCDKKH, encoded by the coding sequence ATGTGGCAGACGATCGTCGTGGTCGTGGTGGTGGCCGTGGCCGTTTTCATGGTGGCCCGGCGGCTGTGGAACGAATCACGGGAAGGTTCGTGCGGCGGTTGCGAGGGCTGCCAAGCCCCGCCCGCCGCCAGGGGCCACGCCCCCGACGACGCCGCCTGCCGCGGCTGCGATAAAAAACACTAG
- the feoB gene encoding ferrous iron transport protein B, translated as MAGGKIVVALAGNPNAGKTSLFNALTGARQHVGNYPGITVEKKSGQAQREGQLFEIVDLPGTYSLSAYSLEEVVARNFIIQDRPDVVVAVVDASNLERNLYLAVQIMELGAPLVVALNMMDLAESRGLKIDAQRLTDLLGAPVAPLVARTGKGLDGLLRAVAQVAAQGAPWRPLEISYGPDVDEAIVRMSACIAAHGAGAGQGLSPRWLAVKLLERDAEVQKLVGQTPGLAQRLEAIREGVARHIQATLDDDVEGVIADYRYGFIGSIYRQCVTEPRVQRLEMSDQIDKVLLNRLFGPLFLLFVLYAVYQFVFWASETPVAWLEAGFGWLGDMVAAHAPPGVLREMLISGVIDGVGGVMGFVPLIMLMFLAVAFLEDSGYLARAAFLLDRVLRAFGLHGNSVIALIVGGGITGGCAVPGVMATRTLADPKARLATILTVPLMNCGAKLPVYAVLTAAFFGQRQAAVMFGLTIVSWCLALLAARLLRWTILRGRSAPFVMELPPYRLPTARGLLIHTWERTWQYIKKAGTVILGISIIMWALMTYPGLPDDQAAAWRARIDAAPSQETGEQLAGQMAQAALANSAAGRMGRGLDAIMAPLGFDWRVNVALVGGFAAKEVIVSTLGTAYSLGQVEADEPLGLAQRLAAEPGWSPLTALTLMIFVMVYAPCLVTVAVIKKETASWRWALFGLAYTTALAYLLALAVHQGGLALGLG; from the coding sequence ATGGCCGGCGGCAAGATCGTCGTGGCCCTGGCCGGCAACCCAAACGCCGGCAAGACCTCGCTGTTCAACGCCCTCACCGGCGCGCGCCAGCACGTGGGCAACTACCCCGGCATCACCGTCGAAAAAAAATCGGGCCAGGCCCAGCGCGAGGGCCAACTTTTCGAGATCGTCGACCTGCCCGGCACCTACAGCCTCAGCGCCTATTCGCTCGAGGAAGTCGTCGCCCGCAACTTCATCATCCAAGACCGGCCCGACGTGGTCGTGGCCGTGGTCGACGCCTCCAACCTGGAGCGCAATCTTTATCTGGCCGTGCAGATCATGGAACTGGGCGCGCCGCTGGTCGTGGCCCTGAACATGATGGACCTGGCCGAATCGCGGGGGCTCAAGATCGACGCCCAGCGCCTGACCGACCTGCTGGGCGCGCCGGTGGCGCCCTTGGTCGCCCGCACGGGCAAGGGCCTGGACGGGTTGCTGCGCGCCGTGGCCCAGGTGGCCGCTCAGGGCGCGCCGTGGCGGCCGCTGGAGATATCCTACGGCCCCGACGTGGACGAGGCCATCGTGCGCATGAGCGCCTGTATCGCCGCCCACGGGGCCGGCGCGGGCCAGGGCCTTTCGCCGCGCTGGCTGGCCGTCAAGCTCCTGGAGCGCGACGCCGAAGTGCAAAAGCTTGTCGGCCAGACGCCGGGCCTGGCCCAACGCCTGGAGGCCATCCGCGAGGGCGTGGCTCGGCACATCCAGGCCACCCTCGACGACGACGTCGAAGGCGTCATCGCCGATTATCGCTATGGCTTCATCGGCAGCATTTACCGTCAGTGCGTCACCGAGCCCCGCGTGCAGCGCCTGGAGATGAGCGACCAGATCGACAAGGTGCTGCTCAACCGCCTGTTCGGGCCGCTGTTTTTGCTTTTCGTGCTCTATGCGGTCTATCAATTCGTCTTCTGGGCCTCCGAGACGCCAGTGGCCTGGCTGGAGGCCGGTTTCGGCTGGCTGGGCGACATGGTCGCGGCCCACGCGCCGCCGGGGGTGCTGCGCGAGATGCTCATCAGCGGCGTCATCGACGGCGTGGGCGGGGTGATGGGCTTCGTGCCGCTGATCATGCTGATGTTCCTGGCCGTGGCTTTCCTGGAAGACTCGGGCTACCTGGCCCGGGCGGCCTTCCTGCTCGACCGGGTGCTGCGGGCCTTTGGCCTGCACGGCAACTCGGTCATCGCCCTGATCGTCGGCGGCGGAATCACTGGCGGCTGCGCCGTGCCCGGCGTGATGGCCACGCGCACCCTGGCCGACCCCAAGGCCCGCCTGGCAACCATCCTCACCGTGCCGCTGATGAACTGCGGAGCCAAGCTGCCGGTCTACGCGGTGTTGACGGCGGCCTTTTTCGGCCAACGCCAGGCGGCGGTGATGTTCGGCCTGACCATCGTCAGTTGGTGCCTGGCCCTGCTGGCCGCCCGGCTGCTGCGCTGGACGATCCTGCGCGGCCGGAGCGCGCCGTTTGTCATGGAGTTGCCGCCCTACCGCCTGCCCACCGCGCGCGGCCTTTTGATTCACACCTGGGAGCGCACGTGGCAATATATAAAGAAAGCCGGCACGGTGATCTTGGGCATCAGCATCATCATGTGGGCGCTGATGACCTACCCCGGCCTGCCCGACGACCAGGCCGCCGCCTGGCGGGCGCGCATCGACGCGGCGCCCAGCCAGGAGACGGGCGAGCAACTGGCCGGCCAGATGGCCCAGGCCGCTCTGGCCAACTCGGCGGCCGGCCGCATGGGCCGGGGCTTGGACGCCATCATGGCCCCGCTGGGCTTTGATTGGCGGGTCAACGTGGCCCTGGTGGGCGGCTTCGCGGCCAAGGAGGTCATCGTCTCGACCCTGGGCACGGCCTACAGCCTGGGCCAGGTCGAGGCCGACGAGCCGCTGGGCCTGGCCCAGCGCCTGGCCGCCGAACCGGGCTGGAGCCCGCTGACGGCGTTGACGCTGATGATCTTTGTGATGGTCTACGCGCCGTGCCTGGTGACGGTGGCGGTGATCAAAAAGGAAACGGCCTCGTGGCGCTGGGCGCTTTTCGGCCTGGCCTACACCACCGCCCTGGCCTACCTGCTGGCCCTGGCGGTGCATCAGGGCGGCTTGGCCCTGGGCTTGGGGTGA
- a CDS encoding FeoA family protein encodes MNDNPTLRTLAQGQWAVVTKLTAKGELGRRLRDMGLAPGARLQMMCRAPLKDPVEIKLRGYNLTLRNNEADHVFVQPEEQA; translated from the coding sequence ATGAACGACAACCCCACCCTGCGCACCCTGGCCCAAGGCCAGTGGGCGGTGGTCACCAAGCTGACGGCCAAGGGCGAATTGGGCCGGCGTCTGCGTGACATGGGCCTGGCGCCGGGCGCCAGGTTGCAGATGATGTGCCGCGCGCCGCTGAAGGATCCGGTGGAGATCAAGCTGCGCGGCTACAACTTGACGCTGCGCAACAACGAGGCCGACCACGTCTTTGTCCAGCCAGAGGAGCAAGCCTGA